The following proteins come from a genomic window of Bactrocera tryoni isolate S06 chromosome 1, CSIRO_BtryS06_freeze2, whole genome shotgun sequence:
- the LOC120766648 gene encoding uncharacterized protein LOC120766648 — protein MSLATRQTATESVAEEEKPHPRWFDWVERNAVPKRFDFPRPKREVTRWQKRGPMTRRDWVRFYRWAAKNATPREIPPPHCPEQPPAKAEDGQKKKKEKKKKTYTLAELLEHAAQISEPREPRDKYVFPPTPDYPYAPKISLKEPAKKDPGRPFQPIKVPKWFHHLENETEFWSTLRFPIFRPALNYKPTANMLRLALPRMVPPLRQHCPIPEPPIEFVAPRRRMTYRQWREHLRRLEYLAKPTARPYYVEMYDYVY, from the coding sequence ATGTCTCTAGCAACACGTCAGACCGCCACCGAATCGGTGGCTGAGGAGGAGAAACCACACCCACGCTGGTTCGATTGGGTCGAGAGAAATGCCGTGCCGAAGCGCTTCGACTTTCCGCGTCCCAAACGTGAAGTGACGCGCTGGCAGAAACGCGGTCCGATGACGCGACGTGATTGGGTGCGCTTCTATCGCTGGGCAGCAAAGAATGCCACGCCACGTGAAATACCGCCACCACATTGCCCCGAGCAGCCACCCGCCAAGGCCGAAGATGgccagaaaaagaaaaaggagaagaagaaaaaaacttatACGCTCGCTGAACTGCTCGAGCATGCGGCACAGATCAGTGAGCCACGCGAACCACGTGACAAGTACGTCTTTCCACCAACGCCCGACTATCCATACGCGCCAAAAATCTCGCTGAAAGAGCCAGCCAAAAAGGATCCGGGACGACCATTTCAGCCGATCAAAGTACCGAAGTGGTTTCATCATCTCGAGAACGAGACCGAGTTTTGGTCGACGTTGCGGTTCCCCATCTTCCGTCCGGCGTTAAACTATAAACCGACTGCGAATATGCTGCGACTGGCGTTGCCGCGCATGGTGCCACCGCTACGGCAACACTGTCCGATACCGGAGCCGCCGATCGAGTTCGTGGCGCCACGCCGACGCATGACCTATCGGCAATGGCGCGAGCACCTGAGACGGCTGGAGTATCTCGCAAAGCCGACAGCACGGCCGTACTACGTGGAAATGTATGATTACGTGTACTAG